Proteins encoded by one window of Agelaius phoeniceus isolate bAgePho1 chromosome 3, bAgePho1.hap1, whole genome shotgun sequence:
- the SLC30A1 gene encoding proton-coupled zinc antiporter SLC30A1, whose product MCGGMAAHGPGGPRCWQNRRARLLCMLALTFLFFVVEVAVSRVTSSLAMLSDSFHMLSDVMALVVALVAVRFAQRTRATKKNTFGWVRAEVMGALVNAVFLTALCFTILLEAIERFTEPHEIQQPLVVIAVGVAGLIINLLGLCLFNHHGVGGHGHAHGHGHSHGGRQQHPRGGPKPEQPPGDGEAALNRDETSTLVENSSSSNGVSQEKLGDMKDDLSDVQVNGNAGHYPLDEEEVEEDSSAQLNMRGVFLHVFGDALGSVIVVVNALLFYGLWNPCPEDGPCYNPCVNDHCMENTTLFRALGSTNKSEQDGITVAGPCWLLYLDPVLCLIMVCILLYTTYPLLRESALILLQTVPKQIDVHSLNSKLRTLEGVEAIHELHIWQLAGSRIIGTAHIKCPDPSTYMMVAKRIKEIFHDEGIHATTIQPEFASVGSESGRGKCEFPCRTQCALKQCCGAGEDSTAKKTEKSSSLSISCSEVVIEFPKTRRTKSESIPSVKLEANTDQNEQFESSL is encoded by the exons ATGTGCGGGGGGATGGCGGCACACGGTCCGGGCGGGCCGCGGTGCTGGCAGAACCGGCGGGCGCGGCTGCTGTGCATGCTGGCGCTCACCTTCCTGTTCTTCGTGGTGGAGGTGGCGGTGAGCCGCGTCACGTCGTCGCTGGCCATGCTCTCCGACTCCTTCCACATGCTCTCCGACGTGATGGCCTTGGTCGTAGCGCTGGTGGCCGTGCGCTTCGCCCAGCGCACCCGCGCCACCAAGAAGAACACGTTCGGGTGGGTGCGGGCCGAGGTGATGGGCGCCCTCGTCAACGCCGTGTTCCTCACCGCCCTCTGCTTCACCATCCTGCTGGAGGCCATCGAGCGCTTCACGGAGCCCCACGAGATCCAGCAGCCGCTGGTGGTCATCGCCGTGGGGGTGGCGGGGCTCATCATCAAcctgctggggctctgcctcTTCAACCACCACGGCGTCGGGGGCCACGGGCACGCCCACGGCCACGGGCACTCGCACGGCGGCCGGCAGCAGCACCCCCGCGGCGGCCCCAAGCCCGAGCAGCCGCCCGGGGACGGCGAGGCTGCGCTGAACCGCGACGAGACCAGCACCTTGGTGGAGAACTCCAGCAGCTCCAACGGAGTCAGCCAGGAGAAGCTGG GTGATATGAAAGATGACCTGAGTGACGTACAAGTGAATGGGAATGCTGGCCATTATCCTCTGGATGAAGAGGAAGTTGAAGAAGACTCTAGTGCACAACTTAACATGCGTGGAGTTTTTCTGCATGTTTTTGGAGATGCCTTAGGTTCAGTAATTGTGGTAGTGAATGCCTTGCTCTTCTATGGCTTGTGGAATCCATGCCCTGAAGATGGGCCTTGCTATAATCCATGTGTCAATGATCATTGCATGGAAAATACTACTTTATTCCGAGCACTTGGCAGCACTAACAAGTCAGAGCAAGATGGCATTACGGTGGCTGGTCCTTGCTGGCTGCTATATTTAGATCCTGTCCTCTGTTTGATTATGGTCTGTATACTCCTTTACACAACTTACCCGTTGCTTAGGGAGTCAGCCCTCATCCTTCTACAGACTGTTCCCAAACAAATAGACGTCCATTCTTTGAACTCAAAGCTACGCACCCTCGAAGGAGTCGAAGCAATCCATGAATTACACATTTGGCAGCTAGCAGGCAGCAGGATCATTGGCACTGCTCACATCAAGTGTCCTGACCCTTCTACCTACATGATGGTGGCCAAGCGCATCAAAGAGATCTTTCACGACGAAGGGATTCATGCAACTACCATTCAGCCCGAGTTTGCCAGCGTTGGCTCTGAGTCAGGGAGAGGGAAATGCGAGTTTCCTTGCAGGACTCAGTGTGCTTTGAAGCAGTGTTGCGGAGCAGGAGAAGATAGTACTGcaaagaagacagaaaaatcGTCATCACTTAGTATTTCTTGTTCAGAAGTTGTCATTGAATTTCCGAAAACGAGGAGGACTAAGTCGGAGAGCATCCCTTCAGTGAAGCTGGAGGCGAACACCGATCAAAATGAGCAGTTTGAGTCATCTTTGTAA